The Kineothrix sp. MB12-C1 genome includes a window with the following:
- the arfA gene encoding arabinosylfuranosidase ArfA: protein MAKAKMIIDKDFKIAEIDKRVYGSFIEHLGRAVYNGIYQPGHASADEEGFRKDVLELVKDLEVPIIRYPGGNFVSNFYWEDSVGPKDQRKPRLDLAWRTLETNEFGLEEFARWSEKAGSDIMMAINLGTRGISDALNLLEYCNLDTNTHYSNLRKSHGAEKPYNIKTWCLGNEMDGPWQMGHKTALEYGRLAAETAKAMKTMDDSIELVSCGSSNVEMPTFPEWEAVSLEETYDYVDYISLHNYYGNSENDTEDFFAKTQDLERFIHTVIATCDYIKAKKRSNKTLNLSFDEWNVWFHSIESDNEEMKTRPWQIAPHLLEDIYSFEDAILVGLILISFLKHADRLKMACLAQLVNVIAPIMTENDGGAWKQSIYYPFLHASKYGRGVALRSIVNSTKHDSKTHEDVTDIESIAVHNEEKEEVTIFAVNRSVKEDAIFEADVRCFEGYRVLEYIALENDDMKVANSITGEKVTPHNKTDYQLENGIFTTTMKKCSWNVIRFGK from the coding sequence ATGGCAAAAGCAAAAATGATTATTGACAAAGATTTCAAAATTGCGGAAATCGACAAAAGAGTGTACGGTTCCTTCATCGAACATCTCGGACGCGCCGTTTATAACGGTATCTATCAACCCGGTCATGCGAGCGCTGACGAAGAAGGATTCCGCAAGGATGTACTGGAGCTCGTAAAGGATCTGGAAGTTCCCATCATTCGCTATCCGGGAGGCAACTTCGTATCCAACTTCTATTGGGAAGACAGCGTCGGACCTAAGGATCAACGAAAACCTCGCTTAGATCTCGCGTGGCGCACATTGGAAACGAACGAATTCGGCCTCGAAGAATTCGCAAGATGGTCTGAGAAAGCCGGCTCCGATATTATGATGGCGATCAATCTTGGGACACGCGGCATCTCCGATGCTTTGAACTTATTGGAGTATTGCAATCTGGACACCAATACCCATTACAGCAACCTCAGAAAAAGCCACGGTGCAGAGAAGCCATATAACATCAAGACATGGTGCCTCGGAAATGAAATGGACGGCCCTTGGCAGATGGGACACAAGACAGCATTGGAATACGGAAGACTGGCTGCCGAGACTGCAAAAGCTATGAAAACCATGGATGATTCTATCGAACTCGTTTCCTGCGGAAGCTCTAACGTGGAAATGCCTACTTTCCCCGAATGGGAAGCGGTATCTCTGGAAGAGACCTATGACTATGTCGATTATATATCTCTCCATAACTATTACGGCAATTCAGAGAACGATACCGAAGACTTCTTTGCTAAAACACAGGATTTGGAACGTTTTATTCATACAGTTATCGCTACTTGCGACTACATCAAAGCAAAGAAACGCAGCAATAAGACTTTGAATTTAAGTTTTGATGAATGGAATGTATGGTTCCATTCCATCGAAAGCGACAACGAAGAAATGAAAACCCGCCCGTGGCAAATCGCTCCCCACTTACTCGAAGATATCTACAGCTTTGAGGATGCGATTCTCGTCGGACTCATTCTTATTAGCTTCCTGAAGCACGCGGATCGTCTGAAAATGGCTTGTCTCGCACAACTTGTAAATGTAATTGCGCCGATTATGACGGAAAACGATGGCGGTGCATGGAAACAGAGCATCTACTATCCTTTCCTTCACGCATCCAAATACGGACGCGGCGTGGCACTTCGCAGTATCGTGAACTCTACAAAACACGACAGTAAGACACACGAAGATGTCACAGACATAGAATCTATCGCTGTGCACAACGAAGAAAAAGAGGAAGTGACTATTTTCGCAGTAAACCGCAGCGTGAAAGAGGACGCTATCTTCGAAGCAGATGTAAGATGTTTTGAAGGCTACCGTGTACTCGAATACATCGCTCTTGAAAATGACGATATGAAAGTAGCCAATTCCATTACCGGTGAAAAAGTTACCCCTCATAACAAGACCGACTACCAGTTAGAGAACGGCATCTTCACCACGACAATGAAGAAATGCTCCTGGAACGTAATCAGGTTCGGCAAATAA
- a CDS encoding glycoside hydrolase family 43 protein yields MGKRDKESIYNKPWILQRADPYVYKHEDGTYYFTASVPAYDGIVLRRADTLMNLAHAEDVEVWHKHEEGPMSYHIWAPELHYINGAWYLYFAGGEKDAVWNIRPYVLECKDADPLTGTWVEKGKMRRADKDEFSFEAFSLDATVFENKGRYYHVWAEKVGVGKQISNLYIAEMETPYKLKTVQVLLTTPDYEWERVGFWVNEGAAVIKKNGKVFLTYSASETGIAYCIGMLTADENADLLDPLSWKKERYPMLQTKEEIGIYGPGHNSFTTDDEGNDILVYHARTEREIVGNPLYNPNRHAMLMKIRWDEQGRPVFNYDE; encoded by the coding sequence ATGGGAAAACGGGATAAAGAATCTATTTATAATAAGCCGTGGATATTGCAGAGGGCTGATCCCTATGTATACAAACATGAGGATGGAACCTATTATTTTACGGCATCCGTACCGGCCTATGACGGTATTGTCTTGCGTAGGGCGGATACGCTGATGAATTTAGCCCATGCTGAAGATGTAGAAGTGTGGCACAAACACGAAGAAGGGCCTATGAGCTATCATATATGGGCTCCTGAGCTGCATTATATAAATGGAGCATGGTATCTCTACTTTGCAGGCGGTGAGAAGGATGCGGTGTGGAATATCCGTCCTTATGTGCTTGAATGCAAAGATGCGGACCCTCTGACAGGTACTTGGGTGGAAAAGGGTAAAATGAGAAGAGCGGATAAAGATGAATTCTCCTTTGAAGCCTTTTCCTTAGATGCTACTGTTTTCGAAAATAAAGGAAGATACTACCATGTGTGGGCGGAGAAGGTAGGAGTAGGAAAGCAGATATCCAATCTTTATATTGCGGAAATGGAGACGCCTTATAAGTTAAAGACGGTGCAAGTGCTTCTGACCACACCGGATTATGAGTGGGAAAGAGTTGGGTTCTGGGTGAATGAAGGTGCAGCAGTTATTAAGAAGAATGGTAAGGTATTCCTGACCTATTCCGCGTCGGAGACGGGAATTGCTTACTGCATAGGCATGCTGACGGCGGATGAGAATGCAGATCTGCTGGACCCTCTTTCTTGGAAGAAGGAAAGATATCCTATGCTGCAGACAAAGGAAGAAATAGGGATATATGGACCGGGACACAACAGCTTTACCACCGATGATGAAGGCAATGATATTCTCGTGTACCATGCGAGAACGGAGAGGGAAATCGTAGGCAACCCACTTTATAACCCTAATCGACACGCTATGCTTATGAAGATACGCTGGGATGAGCAGGGAAGGCCGGTTTTTAATTATGATGAATAG
- a CDS encoding glycoside hydrolase family 43 protein → MMNRMRYRKQFISLALLVSVMAGCGQAPKAADDFENIPLQSKKEEAISFKNVSVHDPSVVKYEGTYYIFGSHLAGAKSDNLMDWTMIGNGVTKGNPIIPDAMNEMPEAFEWAKTNTFWAPDVIQLEDGRFYMYYCTCEGSSPLSSMGLAVSDHIEGPYKDLGIFLKSGMVGEPSEEGDTYDATRQPNVIDPHVFYDAEGRLWMVYGSYSGGIFILELDKTTGLPLEAGYGKQLLGGNHLRIEGAYIQYNPETEYYYMFLSYGGLASDGAYNIRVARSKTPDGPYYDSQENDMIECAGPAGSFFDDRAAELYGVKLIGNYKWTWHEGEKGEKRNGILSPGHNSTIYDEESGKYFIIFHARFENKGEGHEVRVHQMFFNEEGWPVIAPYRYVGETQGEYEVKDVAGIYKVIKHGRQITTQMKESVDITLYSDGRVSGAYTGSWELADGNKLKLTLGEERYDGVLSRQYDEFGEKYVMGFSVLSKEGVAVWGSGLAAIE, encoded by the coding sequence ATGATGAATAGAATGAGGTATAGAAAGCAGTTTATTTCCCTTGCTTTGCTTGTGTCTGTGATGGCGGGATGCGGACAGGCACCTAAGGCGGCGGATGACTTCGAGAATATTCCTTTACAATCGAAGAAGGAAGAGGCAATTTCTTTTAAAAATGTCTCGGTACATGATCCATCAGTAGTAAAGTATGAAGGAACCTATTATATCTTCGGTTCTCATCTGGCAGGAGCGAAGAGTGATAATCTGATGGATTGGACGATGATAGGTAATGGAGTGACGAAGGGGAATCCTATCATACCGGATGCTATGAATGAGATGCCGGAAGCTTTCGAGTGGGCGAAGACGAATACCTTCTGGGCACCGGATGTGATACAGCTTGAAGATGGTAGATTTTACATGTATTATTGTACCTGCGAAGGCAGTTCTCCGCTTTCCAGCATGGGATTGGCAGTTTCTGATCATATAGAAGGCCCTTATAAAGATTTGGGGATTTTCCTGAAATCGGGTATGGTAGGCGAGCCAAGTGAAGAAGGCGATACCTATGATGCCACAAGGCAGCCTAACGTAATAGATCCTCACGTGTTTTATGATGCAGAGGGACGGTTATGGATGGTATATGGTTCTTACTCCGGAGGAATCTTTATTTTGGAGTTGGATAAGACAACGGGTCTTCCATTGGAGGCCGGGTATGGGAAGCAATTGCTGGGAGGAAACCATCTAAGAATTGAGGGAGCATATATTCAGTATAATCCTGAAACGGAATATTATTACATGTTCTTATCCTATGGGGGATTGGCTTCTGACGGGGCATACAACATAAGAGTTGCCCGGTCGAAGACTCCTGATGGCCCTTATTATGACAGTCAGGAAAATGATATGATAGAATGTGCGGGTCCGGCCGGCAGTTTTTTCGATGATAGGGCGGCGGAACTCTATGGTGTAAAGCTGATAGGTAATTATAAGTGGACGTGGCATGAAGGAGAAAAAGGGGAAAAGAGAAATGGTATCCTATCCCCCGGTCACAACTCTACTATTTATGATGAAGAAAGTGGTAAGTATTTCATTATTTTCCATGCTCGTTTCGAGAATAAGGGAGAGGGTCATGAGGTGCGCGTGCATCAGATGTTCTTCAATGAAGAAGGGTGGCCGGTCATCGCTCCTTATCGTTATGTAGGTGAGACACAGGGTGAATATGAAGTGAAGGATGTGGCAGGCATCTATAAGGTGATCAAGCATGGCAGACAGATTACGACTCAGATGAAAGAATCGGTGGATATAACACTTTATTCCGATGGAAGAGTGAGCGGTGCCTATACGGGAAGCTGGGAGCTTGCAGATGGAAATAAGCTGAAGCTTACTCTTGGGGAGGAACGCTATGATGGTGTTCTGAGTAGACAGTACGACGAATTCGGAGAGAAGTATGTAATGGGATTTTCTGTTTTGTCGAAGGAAGGTGTGGCAGTATGGGGCAGCGGCTTGGCAGCAATAGAATAA
- a CDS encoding alpha-N-arabinofuranosidase, with protein MAKLFINEKNKKGRIKAEIYGHFAEHLGRCIYEGLYVGEDSEIPNVNGMRKDVVDALKEMQIPLLRWPGGCFADEYHWKDGIGPKETRKKMINTHWGGVVEDNSFGTHEFFELCEQLGCKTYVNGNVGSGTVQEMSEWVEYMTFDGVSPMADLRKQNGREKAWKVDYFGVGNENWGCGGSMTPEYYANLYRRFQTYVRQYNADKPIKKICGGANVADYFWTEDVLKTCFAPPHPDFAHGYMDGLSLHYYVHPEGWEIKGSATEFDDKVWYKTLAKAKYMEELVERHGAIMDQYDPDKKIGMIVDEWGCWFSVEPGTNPGFLYQQSTMRDALVAGVTLDIFNKHCDRVQMACIAQMINVLQSVVLTEGEKMVLTPTYHVFHMYKHHQDADLVESFVEGNKTIGVGEEYQVPLLSESVSVDKEGYVNITINNLSVSENVPVEVAFAELTPSEIEASVLTQEMRAHNTFEDPEKVKEEELTDFVVEDRKIKFTAPACSVVSFRVR; from the coding sequence ATGGCTAAGTTATTTATCAATGAGAAAAATAAGAAGGGGCGCATTAAGGCTGAAATTTATGGGCATTTTGCGGAGCATCTCGGAAGATGTATTTATGAGGGGCTGTATGTAGGAGAGGATTCTGAGATTCCAAATGTGAATGGGATGCGCAAGGACGTAGTCGATGCGTTGAAAGAAATGCAGATTCCGCTTCTTCGCTGGCCGGGCGGCTGCTTTGCCGATGAATATCATTGGAAAGACGGTATTGGGCCGAAGGAGACGAGGAAGAAGATGATCAATACGCATTGGGGAGGCGTAGTGGAAGATAATAGCTTCGGTACTCATGAATTCTTTGAGTTGTGTGAGCAGCTCGGATGTAAGACTTATGTGAATGGCAATGTGGGAAGCGGCACCGTTCAGGAGATGAGCGAATGGGTGGAATATATGACCTTTGACGGAGTATCTCCTATGGCAGACTTGCGGAAGCAAAATGGACGTGAGAAGGCTTGGAAGGTCGATTATTTCGGAGTGGGTAACGAGAACTGGGGATGCGGAGGCAGTATGACGCCGGAATACTATGCGAATCTCTATCGCCGCTTCCAGACTTATGTAAGACAGTACAATGCGGATAAGCCCATTAAGAAAATATGCGGCGGTGCCAATGTGGCAGATTACTTCTGGACAGAAGATGTTCTTAAGACTTGCTTCGCTCCCCCTCATCCGGATTTTGCCCACGGCTATATGGATGGCCTGTCTCTTCATTATTATGTACATCCGGAAGGCTGGGAGATTAAGGGTAGTGCCACGGAGTTTGACGATAAGGTGTGGTATAAGACCTTGGCGAAGGCGAAATACATGGAAGAACTGGTAGAGCGCCATGGTGCTATTATGGATCAGTATGACCCGGACAAGAAAATCGGAATGATTGTAGATGAATGGGGATGTTGGTTCAGCGTGGAGCCGGGTACGAATCCTGGATTCCTTTATCAGCAAAGTACAATGAGAGATGCGTTAGTAGCGGGTGTCACATTGGATATTTTCAACAAGCATTGTGATAGGGTGCAAATGGCATGTATCGCACAGATGATAAATGTACTTCAATCGGTAGTGTTGACGGAGGGAGAGAAGATGGTTCTTACTCCTACCTATCACGTATTTCATATGTATAAACATCATCAGGATGCAGATCTTGTTGAAAGTTTCGTGGAAGGGAATAAGACCATTGGTGTGGGAGAGGAGTATCAAGTACCTCTTTTGAGCGAATCAGTATCTGTTGATAAGGAAGGTTATGTGAATATTACGATTAATAATCTGTCTGTTTCTGAAAATGTACCGGTGGAAGTGGCATTTGCAGAACTGACTCCTTCCGAGATCGAAGCATCTGTGCTCACACAGGAGATGCGTGCGCATAATACCTTCGAAGACCCGGAGAAGGTAAAAGAGGAAGAACTTACCGATTTCGTCGTTGAAGATAGGAAGATTAAGTTCACCGCTCCTGCATGTAGCGTTGTTAGCTTCCGCGTAAGGTAA
- a CDS encoding DUF6171 family protein, with amino-acid sequence MEVVMEVAMEIERKGICRKCLTRDMDKREYFENLHKYIVNLEEDIKVEQLVYERRLAVCQHCELLMDGMCRACGCYVELRAAMRVKACPYEKWRAENA; translated from the coding sequence ATGGAGGTTGTCATGGAAGTGGCTATGGAAATAGAGCGAAAAGGTATTTGCAGAAAATGTCTGACAAGGGATATGGACAAACGGGAATACTTTGAGAATCTTCATAAATATATTGTGAATCTGGAAGAAGATATTAAGGTGGAACAGCTGGTTTATGAAAGGCGTCTAGCCGTCTGCCAGCACTGTGAGCTTCTGATGGATGGCATGTGCAGAGCCTGTGGATGTTATGTGGAACTGCGCGCCGCTATGCGCGTGAAAGCCTGCCCATATGAAAAATGGAGGGCAGAAAATGCATGA
- a CDS encoding ABC transporter substrate-binding protein, whose protein sequence is MKKKLLATILSVALAASLLTGCGSGAATGETPAAGSSTEETAGEGEAAATEEGEVAEGEAAPEAVTTAGDPNGTHMEMWSFVELHNTFYAGMLEKWNEQNPDRTIEITFTTYPYPDMHTKLLTSLNAGTGAPDLCDVEVGQFPNVVKGVDTWLYPIDDALAPYAADLVQSRIDTYAGSDGKHYGAPTHVGATVMYYNAELLESYGIDYTQIKTWDDYTAAGEKLLEASNGEVKMTSVDTAGVDWMWVAMAEYGEDWTGGFEGPSNVQLESVKNMLTMQQGWLDSGIAMVSPDGHVDLEAGFQNILDGNIASFPKALWFMSRFLNYMPEEEGKWALAPCPVFEEGQPRSVGIGGTGTVVTNQSSDPTLAADFIAFAKCSEEGAKGIWEVLGFDVCNSAMWTDESITHDSNNAYVNFFRTNPYDVLNEVKDEIGKISVVAISPTINEQLCNVTLNDVLENKMDVDEALQTAQDVISLEE, encoded by the coding sequence ATGAAGAAAAAGTTATTGGCTACAATTTTAAGCGTTGCATTGGCAGCGTCCTTGTTAACAGGCTGTGGTTCCGGTGCGGCTACGGGTGAGACGCCGGCGGCGGGTTCTTCCACAGAGGAAACAGCAGGAGAAGGTGAAGCGGCAGCGACGGAAGAAGGGGAAGTTGCAGAAGGTGAAGCGGCTCCGGAGGCAGTTACTACAGCGGGAGATCCTAACGGTACACATATGGAGATGTGGTCTTTCGTAGAACTTCACAATACATTCTATGCAGGAATGTTGGAGAAATGGAATGAGCAGAATCCAGACAGAACAATCGAAATTACATTTACAACATATCCTTATCCGGATATGCATACGAAATTATTAACCTCTTTAAATGCAGGAACGGGTGCTCCGGATCTCTGTGACGTAGAGGTTGGGCAGTTCCCTAACGTAGTAAAAGGTGTGGATACTTGGTTATATCCTATCGATGACGCATTGGCTCCTTATGCTGCAGATTTGGTACAATCTCGTATCGACACATATGCAGGATCAGACGGCAAACATTATGGTGCGCCTACACACGTCGGAGCGACGGTTATGTACTACAATGCAGAATTGCTTGAGTCTTATGGTATCGATTATACACAGATTAAGACATGGGATGATTACACTGCAGCCGGCGAAAAGTTATTGGAAGCTTCCAATGGTGAAGTTAAAATGACATCTGTGGATACGGCGGGCGTTGACTGGATGTGGGTTGCAATGGCAGAATATGGTGAAGATTGGACTGGCGGTTTCGAGGGTCCCTCAAACGTACAGCTTGAATCTGTAAAGAACATGCTTACAATGCAGCAGGGATGGTTAGATTCCGGTATCGCAATGGTATCTCCTGACGGTCATGTTGACTTGGAAGCCGGCTTCCAGAATATCTTAGACGGAAATATCGCTTCTTTCCCGAAGGCACTTTGGTTCATGAGCCGTTTCCTTAACTACATGCCGGAAGAAGAAGGAAAATGGGCTTTGGCTCCCTGCCCGGTATTCGAAGAAGGTCAGCCTCGTTCCGTTGGTATCGGCGGTACAGGTACTGTTGTAACGAATCAGTCTTCAGATCCTACTTTAGCAGCAGACTTTATCGCTTTTGCTAAATGTTCCGAAGAAGGTGCCAAGGGAATTTGGGAAGTATTAGGATTCGACGTTTGCAACAGCGCTATGTGGACAGATGAGTCTATCACGCATGATTCTAACAACGCATACGTTAATTTCTTCAGAACCAATCCTTATGACGTACTTAATGAAGTAAAAGACGAAATCGGTAAGATTAGCGTAGTGGCTATCAGCCCGACAATCAATGAGCAACTCTGCAATGTTACTTTGAATGATGTATTAGAAAATAAAATGGATGTAGATGAAGCATTACAGACTGCACAGGATGTAATCAGCCTAGAGGAATAA
- a CDS encoding carbohydrate ABC transporter permease — translation MKVKKFLYSQRVAPYVFVLPFILSFCFFWIYPLMSTITMSFQDILPTGTEWIGLKNYKKLMIDTTFHQAILNSFQYMVLTIVLLIPFPMAFAVLMDSRLVKAKGVWKAFLYLPALTSVVISGTLFRLMFSEYSTGQLNVITSILGLGTFKWLKVKATGLFALVLVCCWRWTGVNMLYFLSGLKGIDGALYESAEIDGASGFQKFAYITIPLLKPTTIYVLTISIYAGLAMFMESYMLWAGPDSPNNIGLTIVGYLYKRGIAKNQLGYGSAVGLVLLGIALVINVVQLILSGTFKKEEK, via the coding sequence ATGAAAGTAAAGAAGTTTTTATATTCTCAGAGAGTGGCGCCTTATGTATTTGTTCTGCCTTTTATATTGAGCTTTTGTTTCTTTTGGATTTATCCGTTAATGAGTACGATTACAATGAGTTTCCAAGATATTCTCCCCACCGGGACCGAATGGATTGGGCTCAAAAATTATAAAAAGCTGATGATTGATACTACCTTTCATCAAGCCATCTTAAATAGTTTTCAGTATATGGTATTGACCATTGTTTTATTGATACCTTTTCCGATGGCATTTGCAGTGTTGATGGATTCCCGTCTGGTAAAAGCGAAGGGCGTATGGAAGGCGTTTCTTTATCTTCCGGCGTTGACTTCCGTTGTTATCTCAGGTACGTTATTCCGTTTGATGTTCTCCGAGTACAGCACAGGACAGTTGAATGTGATTACAAGTATTTTGGGGCTCGGTACTTTTAAATGGCTGAAAGTAAAAGCCACCGGACTTTTTGCTCTTGTATTAGTCTGTTGCTGGAGATGGACCGGTGTGAATATGCTCTATTTCTTATCCGGTTTAAAGGGAATTGATGGAGCTTTATACGAATCTGCGGAAATAGACGGAGCTTCCGGATTTCAGAAGTTTGCATATATTACAATTCCGCTTTTGAAGCCTACGACAATTTATGTACTTACGATTAGTATTTATGCCGGATTGGCGATGTTCATGGAAAGTTATATGCTATGGGCAGGTCCGGATTCACCGAATAACATAGGACTTACCATCGTAGGATACCTGTACAAACGCGGTATTGCTAAGAACCAGTTAGGTTATGGAAGTGCAGTAGGACTCGTGCTTCTTGGAATTGCACTTGTCATTAATGTTGTTCAGTTGATACTAAGCGGTACATTTAAGAAGGAGGAAAAATAA
- a CDS encoding carbohydrate ABC transporter permease: MANTKSPSIDDKMGMSKKNKILSFFATAWFVMLSFVIVFPIFAGLLASFRPGQELIRKGLSIDLDFSTMTLNNYIYLFSGNVDSQKYFMWFKNSMVLTLISVVGTLAICYLVAYGLSMYEFPLRRILFFMVIATMMVPFEILMLPLYKEMITFKLIDTTAGVVLPGLCGASTIFFFRQYMIGLPKELLDAGRIDGATEYGICFKIMLPITKPAFAAMSILCAMGAWNNILWPMLVYRSANKFTLPIGLNTLLTPYGNNYDVLIAGSMFGIIPVFVVFLCFQSYFIDGMTAGAVKG; the protein is encoded by the coding sequence ATGGCAAATACAAAATCCCCTTCCATAGATGACAAAATGGGTATGAGTAAAAAGAATAAGATATTGAGCTTTTTTGCTACAGCTTGGTTTGTAATGCTTTCCTTCGTTATTGTATTTCCTATTTTTGCCGGGTTGCTCGCTTCTTTTCGTCCCGGTCAGGAGCTGATTCGAAAGGGGCTTAGTATAGACTTAGATTTCTCCACTATGACATTGAATAATTATATCTATTTATTCAGTGGAAATGTGGACTCACAGAAATATTTTATGTGGTTTAAGAACAGTATGGTTCTTACTTTAATATCTGTTGTGGGAACTTTGGCTATTTGTTATCTCGTTGCATATGGGCTGTCCATGTATGAATTCCCTTTAAGAAGGATTCTCTTCTTCATGGTAATCGCAACGATGATGGTGCCTTTCGAAATATTGATGCTCCCATTATATAAGGAAATGATTACATTTAAACTTATCGATACGACTGCCGGAGTTGTGCTGCCCGGATTATGCGGTGCTTCTACCATATTCTTCTTCCGCCAATATATGATTGGTCTTCCGAAGGAGCTTCTGGATGCAGGACGTATAGACGGGGCGACTGAATACGGTATTTGTTTCAAGATTATGCTTCCGATTACGAAGCCGGCCTTTGCGGCAATGTCCATTCTCTGCGCGATGGGAGCGTGGAATAATATCCTCTGGCCGATGCTCGTATATAGAAGTGCTAACAAGTTCACACTTCCGATAGGTCTTAACACCTTGTTGACACCATATGGAAATAACTATGATGTCCTTATTGCCGGCTCCATGTTCGGCATCATACCGGTGTTTGTTGTATTCCTTTGCTTCCAGAGTTATTTCATCGACGGAATGACAGCAGGAGCAGTCAAAGGATAA
- a CDS encoding AraC family transcriptional regulator, producing MNEIRTYDECYFLNYNQCNDLQLYEIGKQKCPPSYSFGPIMRGHYIFHYILKGSGTLFVNDKRYILSAHQGFVILPNTLAYYEASQTDPWDYVWVHLDGPKTVEFFQQSGMSIEQPLFLPAEPFNGIASVMQELLINNNRELFCIGKIYELFDHIIHHSTHAIHTQHNTKLAYIKKIINFIDIKYSEPIHMNDIAYACGLDRSYMTRLFKEATGRTPQDYLMSYRMKSACIMLEKDSISIQNIAYSVGYSDYATFSKAFKRYMKLSPNEYRMKYQENI from the coding sequence ATGAACGAAATAAGAACTTACGACGAATGTTACTTTTTGAATTATAATCAATGTAATGACTTACAGTTATATGAGATAGGAAAACAAAAATGCCCTCCTTCCTATTCTTTCGGCCCTATTATGAGAGGGCATTATATTTTCCATTATATTCTGAAAGGAAGCGGCACTTTATTTGTAAATGATAAGAGATATATCTTGTCTGCCCACCAAGGTTTCGTTATTCTTCCAAATACTCTCGCCTATTATGAAGCGAGTCAGACAGATCCCTGGGATTATGTTTGGGTACATTTAGACGGACCTAAGACAGTAGAATTCTTCCAACAATCAGGCATGTCCATTGAACAGCCATTATTTCTTCCAGCAGAACCTTTCAATGGAATAGCTTCTGTTATGCAGGAACTTTTGATAAACAACAATAGAGAACTATTCTGCATCGGCAAAATTTATGAGTTATTCGATCACATTATCCATCACTCTACGCATGCTATACATACGCAGCACAATACAAAATTAGCTTATATCAAGAAAATAATTAATTTTATCGATATCAAATACAGCGAACCCATACATATGAATGATATCGCTTATGCATGCGGACTCGACCGGAGCTATATGACAAGACTTTTTAAAGAAGCCACGGGAAGAACACCTCAAGATTATCTTATGTCATATCGCATGAAATCGGCTTGTATTATGCTGGAAAAAGATAGTATCTCCATCCAGAATATCGCTTATTCCGTAGGCTACAGCGATTATGCCACCTTTTCCAAAGCATTTAAGCGCTATATGAAATTATCTCCTAATGAGTATCGTATGAAATACCAAGAAAATATATGA